The DNA sequence CAGGGTAAACAGGATCATGAATCTGTCTACTCCGCCGTCTCAGCGGCAGGTGAGCAGGTTTGACAGGATGACGGGGCATGGTCCATGACGTCGAAGGAGAAGCCGGGGTGACCGCGAGCGCCGATGCGGCCAGCCAGACCGCCGCCAAGACGGTCCGGGAACGACTGATCGACGCCGCCGAGGTCTGTCTTCGGGCCAAGGGCATCCGGGCCACCACGGTCTCGGAGGTGGCCGAGGCTGCCGGGGTGTCGCGCGGATGGCTCTACCGCCACTATCCGGACAAGGTGTCGCTGCTCGGGGCCGCCCTCGTCCGGCTCAACGAGGCGTTCTGGGAGGAGTCCAACCGGACGCTGGCGGCCCTCACGGCCTTCGAGGACAGGCTCGTCGTGGGTGTGCGGCTGGGCCGCAGCGCCCACGAAAGCCCCGGAGCGCTGGTGATGCAGCTGCGTCGCGACGAGCCCGAAGAGTTCGCCGCCTGCGCCGGCGCCGGCGTTCAGGGACTGTTGCCCGACCTCGGCCAGTTCTGGCGTCCCTACCTGGAGGCGGCGCGCGACCGCGGTGAGATCCACGCCGACACCGATATCGACGAGGCCGCCGAGTGGGTGGCCCGGGTCCAGATGAGCCTGGGCACTATCCCGGGCGACACCTTGGACGCCGATGACTACGAGGCAGTGCGGCGATACATGCGCCGCTACGTGTTGCCCGGACTGCAGCTGCCGCCTTCGCACTGACTGCCGACATCGGCCGAGTGTCCAGTGGATCCGCCAGATCAGCTGCCCCCCAACGGAATTCCCGCTCCGGAAATGCGCCGGATACACCGAGACGATCACCGATCCCGCTTCAACACGAGCCTCAGCCGAGTTATACACCGCCACAGGCACTTCCAACATTGGCGCTCACTGGGCGTTGTCTGTGCATCTGCCAGGAATCGGCTCAGAGTGACGAAAACCCTTGCGCCCTTGCGCGAGCCGCGCAGCACGGTCGGGCAATACTGGTATTGCTGGACGTGACAGCCAACCGGACCTGACCCGGTTGTTCCCACGGCGCCGACGCCACGGGTGAGTCATCGCCATCAGGCTCGCAGCGAGAGACAGGGTCCGGGCCGGATGCACCGGCCCACCCGTTGAGCATCCAGCGCGTCAGGGCAGAAGAGAGGGGTTCGCTCGATGACGTTTCCACAGCTTTACTTTTCCCGGCCCTCCGTGGTCCTGCCCGACGACGTAGTCGACAACGAGGAGGTTCTGTCGCGGGTACGCAACGCGTTTCGCGGCACAGCGTCGCAGTGGGATCCGATCGAGTCGAGCATTCGCTACGTGTTCGACCGGTGCAACAGCAAGATGCGGTATCTGGAAGCCGACCCCACGCTGTCACCGGGGCACTTCGCCGCCCGGGCCGCCAGCGCCTGCCTGAGCAGCAACGGTATCGCGGCCGACGACCTCGACCTGTTGGTGTACGGCGGGATCGCCCGCGATGCTTTCGAGCCGGCGACCGCGGCCGAGGTGGCCGGACGGCTGGGCGCCACCCCGGTGCATACGATGGACGTGACGTGCGCGTGCGCCGGCCTCATCGAGGCACTGCACGTCGTCAGCGGCTACTTCGCCCTGCACGACGAGATCCGCACCGCGTTGATCTGCGCCGGCGAGATCACCCGCGACCGGGTCACCTACGACATCCAGACACCACAGGACGTCGCCCTCGAAGTGGCAGGCTTGACCCTGGGTAACGCCGCCGCGGCATTGCTGGTCACCCGCGAGCCACTACCGGCAGGCGGAGCCCGGGTGCTGGCCCTGACCCACAAGACCCTGGCCGAGCACTACGGGCTGTGCCGCGCACCGGTCGACGGGCATTTCCTGTCGCAGTCCAAAGAACTCTTCGCGCTGGCCGTCCATGTACCGCCCGAGATCCGGCGCCTGCTCGCCGGTATCGGATGGTCGCCCGAAGACGTCGACCACTACGCCCTGCACCAGCCCAGTGAAGCCGTCGTCGAGCGTGTTCTCAGCGAGCTCGGCGCCCAACCGCAAGCCGGGATCTTCACCCACTCGCTGTTCGGCAACACCGCCAGCACCGCCTGGGCGCTGGCGCTGGACTACCGCCTCACCAATGGCACCGTGCAGGACGGCGACAAGGTCGTGCTCGCCAGCGCCGCAGCCGGTTTCACCATCGTGGGCGCCGCGGCGGTTTGGGAAGCCCGGTGAGCCACTACCTGCGCCTCTACCGCGTCATCAGCACGACGTTCGGGTACCGACTTCGGCCCCTCGGAGCATTCCTGTTGTTGCAGCTGCGTCAAGCGATCTCGGCGACGACCCTCGGGTTGGACCACGTGTTCTACCCGCAGCACCGCACCCAACCGATCGACCGGCCCATCTTCATCATCGGCAACCCCCGCAGCGGCACGACCTTCCTGCACCGGCTGCTCCTGGGAGCCGCCCCCGGGATCACTGCCTTCGAACTCTGGGAAATGCTGTTCCCGGCGATCACCGCACGCAAGCTCCTGGGCCGGATCGTGCCCCGCCTGGACCGGATCTCGCCGGCGCGCTACCACCCCTCCGACGTCCACGACACCAGCCTGCGCGGCATCGAGACCGACGACGTGGCATGGTTCTTCCGAACCCTCGACGGACCCTTTGCCTGGGCCTATTTCCTTGCCTGGCAGGATGTTTGGGGCAGTGCACTATCGCGCAGCAGCTTCGGGATCAACCGATCCTCCGACCACGAGCGGCAGCGCTTCTTTCGCTACTACGAGGCATGCTGGCGGCGAAACCTGACCTACAAGCGCGGCAACCGCATCCTGGCCAAGACCAGCATGCTCACCTTCCGGCTCGAGGAGCTGCTGGCGCGCTACCCCGACTGCAAGCTGGTCTACATCATCCGCGATCCCGTCGAAGTCATCCCCTCCGGCCTGTCACTGATCGCCAGCGTGCTGGAAAACGGCTACGACGCATGGAATCGCACCGATGAGCCCGATCAGCAGCGCTGGATCAGCAATCTCTATGACGCCTCGTGCGCCATGCTCGGCAGCTTCCACGAGGCCCAGATCAGCGGCCTGATCCCCGAGGACAATCTCTGCGTGGTGCGCTACTCCGATCTCCTGGACGACCTCGAACCCACCATCGAGCGGATTCTGGACTTCACCGGGATCGAACCCACCGCGCAGTTCCGTGCCGAAGTTCGCGCCCAGGCGCAACGGCAACGCGGGTACACCAGCCGCCATCACCATTCGCCCGACCAGTTCGGCCTGGATCCCGACCGCATTCGGGCCGACCTGGCATACATCTACGACGCCTACGACCTGACGAAACCACACCAACTCCGCGGCGAGCAGCGATGAGCGCCGCACGCCACGTCGGTCGTGTCGGCGGGCTGGCCGTCGTCGTCGGCGTGGGTGTCGCCATCGGGGCGACCTGCGGCATCGCTGCGGCGGACACCGGTTCGCCAGGGCCCTCGCAGCCGGCCAGGACCGCGGGCGCCAGCCGAGCGGGCGAGGTGCATGCGCACAACCCCCGACATTCCACGACGGCTGCACCAGCGGCAGCTTCGGTCGCCGCCGCGCCCAGCACTCCCAGCACGCCCGGTTCACCCTCGCCTTCCGCACTGGCAGCTAAAAGCGTTGCCCCACAGTCATATTCGACTACTGCAACCGGCTCTGTCGGAAAGTTCCGCAGTGCGCTCGCACCGGCGAGGCCGGCCGTCGCTTCACCGGCAATGTCCGTGGTGCGAAGCCTCCACGCCGCCCCGCAGGCATCCATCTCGCTGCCCACCATCCCCTCCGGTGTCGCCGGCTTGGCATTGACCAGCGCAGTCGAACTTGCTCTGGCAGCCACGGTCTCGGTGATCAACGCACTGGCGCCCAGCCCCACCAGGGTAAGCTCCACCCTGGACCTCAACGGCGACACCGTGATTGCCAGTTCACCCGAGCAAGTCACCTCGTTCTACGGGCGGTGGACATATCTGCCGGGTGCGCCGAGCGTGGTCCAGGGCGAACAGCAGTTCGCCGTCGTTGACCCCAAGACGGGCACATCGGCGGGCAGCTTCGATGCCCTTGTGAGCCGAGGCAACGGTTACAACTACACCGAACTGCTTGTCACGTCCGATGAAGGGTCCAACGTCGGAACCGGTGCGGGCCAACTCCCTCCGGTCGGCTCACTGATCAGTTCCTTCGGGATCGGCCCGGTGACGCTGTCCTACACCGCAATACCGACAGGCTCCGGGGACAAGGTCTCCTTCCGGCTGGTGACCCCGTTGGGAAGCCTCGCACTGCCGATGCCCTTCGATGCCGCCGCTGGCATCGCTGACTACTCCGTGGACAGCAGGCCGGTCCAGCTGACCAACGGCTACAGCATCGCTCCCGCTGTCTCGACGCCCGAAACCTACACGGGGACAAGCGGAATCTTGCCGTTCTTCACGACAGTTCAGGGACGTCAGGTCTTCACCATCGACAACCCGGCCGGGGTTCCGGTGGGCAGTTTCGAGGGCGTCGTCACCACCACTGCGGACATCTTGGGTACCTACACCCAGGCGATCCTGGTCACCGCCAACGACGGAACCAACGTGGGTCTCGATCCCGGGCAGGTCCCGCCGGTCGGCTCGGTGTACAACGTCGTGTACAGCGGTTCCGACCAGAACTATGTGCTGTATTCGTCGATGCCGGCGCAATCCGGCGATCCGGTCGCGGTGTCGCAGGTGAGTTCCGGCGCCGTCGCCACCAGCGACCTGACGTTGATCGACGCCTCGGAACAGCCGGCCACCCAACCGTTTACCGGCCCGAACGGCACTACGTTCGTCCCGGTATCCACGCTGCAGCCCACTGGGGTGAACGGCCTTCCGCCCAGGGAGGTGCAGATTCAGGGCTACCAACAGTTCGCCGTCTACGACTCGGCCGGCACCCGGATCGGAAGCGTCGACGCCGACGTCTACAGCCAGTGGGACCTGCTCGGTATCCGCAGCCAAGCGATTCTGGTGACCGATGTCACCGCGGGGACCACCGGGACGTCAGCAGGTCAGGTTCCCGCGGTCGGGTCTGAGTTCAACGTCGTCGATTTCGGCACCAGTGGCTTTGCTACCGCTGATTCCGTCACTCCGACGCCGACCGGCGACGTGAACTCGTTCAGCATCCTCACGCCGGTGGGGAACTCCCCCACGCTGTCGATCTACACCAAGGTCGCCGATCGCGCCGGGGTCACGTTCGCGGACCCGTTCACGACCGTTTAGGTGGCGGGCTGCGTCAGTCGACGTCCATGGCGCCGCCCGGCGCCGTCTTGGACACCTGGACCAGGAACTCGTAGTTGTTCTTGGTCTTCCGCAGCTGGCTCATCAACAGATCGATGGCCTGATGGCTGTCCAGCCCGGACAGCACGCGGCGCAGCTTGTGCACGATCGCGAACTCGTCCGGCGAGAGCAGCAGCTCGTCCTTGCGGGTGCCCGACGGATTGACGTCGACCGCGGGGAACACCCGGCGCTCGGCGATCTTGCGGTCGAGCTTGAGCTCGGCGTTGCCGGTGCCCTTGAACTCTTCGAAGATCACCGTGTCGCCGGTGGAGCCGGTCTCGACCATGGCCGTGGCGATGATCGTCAGCGAGCCGCCGTGCTCGATGTTGCGGGCAGCACCCAGGAACCGCTTGGGCGGGTACAGCGCGGTGGAGTCCACACCACCGGACAGGATGCGACCCGACGCCGGGGAGGCGTTGTTGTAGGCGCGGCCCAGGCGGGTGATCGAGTCCAGCAGCACCACCACGTCCTTGCCCTGCTCCACCAGGCGCTTGGCCCGCTCGATAGCGAGTTCGGCGGCCTGGGTGTGGTCTGACGGCGGCCGGTCGAAGGTCGAGGCGATGACCTCACCCTTGACCGAGCGCTGCATGTCGGTGACCTCTTCAGGTCGCTCGTCGACCAGCACGACCATCAGGTGGCACTCGGGGTTGTTCTTGGTGATCGCGTTGGCGATGTCCTGCATGATCGTGGTCTTGCCGGCCTTGGGCGGCGACACGATCAGAGCGCGCTGACCCTTGCCGATCGGCATGATGAGGTCGATCACGCGGGTGGTGAGCCGCTCGGTGGTGGTCTCCAGGCGCAGACGCTGGTTGGGGTACAGCGGGGTCAGCTTGCTGAACTCCGGGCGGTTCTTGGCCGCCTCGACCGGTCCGCCGTTGACGCTGTCCAGGCGCACCAGCGGGTTGAACTTCTGCCGCTGGTTGCTCTGGTCACCCTCTTTGGCCACGCGGACCGCACCGGTCACCGCGTCACCGCGGCGCAGGCCGTTCTTGCGGACCATGTTCATCGAGACGTAGACGTCGTTGGGGCCGGCCAGGTAGCCGGAGGTCCGGACGAACGCGTAGTTGTCCAGGACGTCGAGGATGCCGGCCACCGGCTGGACGACGTCGTCCTCGCGCAGCTCGGCTTCGTTACCGCCGCCGCCTTCGCCGCCGGTGCGCTCACCGCGGCGCCTGCGGTCCCGGAACCGGCGGCCGCGACGGCCACCGCGCTCGTCGTCGTCGGTGTTGGTGCTGTTGTTGTTATTGCCGTTGTTGTTGCGGTTCTGGCCGCCGCCCTGACCGTCGCCACCGGAGTCGTTGGACTCACGGTTGGGCCGGTTGTCACGGTTGTCGCCCCGGTTCTCGTTGCGGGGCTGTTCGGCGTTGTCGGTCCGGTTCTGGGACCGGGTTTCGGGCTTGTCGGCCTTGTTCTCCGCGTCGTTCTGCGAGGTGTTCTCGGGCCGCTCGGCGGGCTTCTGCTGCTCGGCGTTCTCGCTGGTCGACGCACCGGCGGCGGCGTTCTCGCTGGTCGGCGCACCGGCGCCGCGGTTCGCGGTGCGGCGCTCCCGGCGCGGCTGTTCGGGGGCTCCGTTGTCGGATGCCGGCTCGGCGGCCGCCGGAGCGCCACCGTTGGCCGCACCGTGCGAGCTACCGTTGCCGCCGTTCTGGGCGTCCCGGATGGCGGCGATCAGCTCGCTCTTGCGCATACCGGAGGTGCCCTTGACGCCGACCTGGCTGGCCAGCGCACGAAGTTCGGGCAGAACCATCGCCGACAGCGACCCGGTGGCGCCGCCGCGGGCGGACCGTTCGGATGCCGACGAGGCGGGTGAATCCACGGCGGGCGCATCCGTTGCAGGTGCGCTGTCTCCAGCCGTGATGAGGTCCGTATCAGTCACGGATTTCCTTTCTTCCCCCGGCGTTGCGTCACGTCAGGGGTGCTGGCATTCAGCCGATTCGCTGAATGCGAAGTCTCACCGTCATCTCAGTGCCAACGGTGACGGGCGGGATTCGCGGCCACATGGCGAACCGTCAGTCAACGACTTGAACACGGGAAGAATTGGTGGTCGTCCTAGTCTCGGCGCAGGTGCAGACGCTGCGATTGCCTGGACGGGACCGAGAATAGCCCTCTTTACGGCAGGAAAGCAAGAAATCGCACCGGCGTGTGGCCAAGTCAGCCGCGGACCGCGACACCGGTGCTCCAGCGAACTGGATCACCGATGCCGAGTTCGGTAACCGCGAATCCATGGGCGGTGCCGAACTCGACGGCCTCGGCAGGTAGATCGGCGCCGATGGACAGCGCCAATACCGAGGGGCCGGCGCCGGACAGCACCGCTGCCACTCCGCAACGCCGCAGGACCTGGAGAAATTCCGCCGAGGCCGGCATCGCCGGAGCGCGCTGGGGTTGATGCAGGACGTCCTCGGTGGCGGCCATCAACAGGTCGGGCCGCTCGGTGAGCGCCACCACCAGCAACGCCGCCCGGCTCAGATTGAAGCGCGCCGCGGTGTGGCTGACGTGTTCGGGCAGCAGCACGCGGGTCTCCGCGGTGGACGACCGTACCTGCGGGATGCCGGAGAACAGCCGGATGTCCGGATGCAGACGCACCGGCGCGGCCGCATACGTCGGCGGCACGGTGCTGGTATCGGTCCAGGACACCACCGCCCCGCCGAGCACGGCCGCCGACGCGTTGTCCGGATGTCCTTCGAACTCCGAGGACAGCTGGATCAACCTGATGTCGTCCAACGGCTGCAGATCCGCTTGCGCCACAAGGCCGTTCGCGACGGCAAGCCCTCCCACCACGGCAGCGGCCGAGGAACCGAGGCCACGCGAGTGCGGGATCTTGTTGCGGCAGCGCACCACCAGCCCGGGCGCCTCGGCACCCGCGGCCAGCAGGCCCCGATGAATGGCGCGCACCACCAGATGATCGTGGTCGTGCGGGACCTGACCGGCGCCCTCCCCCTCGACCTCGATGACGAGGCCGCCGTCGGTGGTTTCGACCAGGATCTCGTCGTAGAGGCCCAGCGCCACGCCCAGGCTGTCGAAACCGGGGCCGAGGTTGGCGCTCGACGCCGCCACCGATGCGCTGGCAGTCAGTCCGGCAGGAAGGCTCAGGGTCACCGGCGATCCGTCCTCAGACCAGGCCGAGTTCGGCGACGACAGCACTCGGATCGACCGGAATCGCGGTGACCGTCGGCATACCGCGCAGCGCGGTGTCGGGGTCCTTGAGTCCGTTGCCGGTCACGGTGCACACCACCGTCGAGCCCGGCTTGACCCAGCCGTCCTCGACCGACTTGAGCAGCCCGGCGATGCTGGCGGCCGATGCCGGCTCCACGAACACCCCCTCGGCCTCGGCGACCAGGCGATATGCGGCGAGAATCTCGTCGTCGGTCGCGGCCAGGAAGCGGCCGCCCGACTCCTGCTGTGCGGCCACGGCGCCGTCCCAGGAGGCGGGCGAACCGATCCGGATCGCGGTGGCGATCGTCTCGGGGTTGGTGACCGGCTTGCCGAGCACCAACGGGGCTGCGCCGGCTGCCTGGGTGCCGAGCATGCGCGGCAGCTTGTCGCTGACGCCATCGCGGTGGTACTCGGTGTAACCGCGCCAGTAGGCGGTGATGTTTCCGGCGTTGCCCACCGGCAGCGAGTGCACGTCGGGTGCCGTGCCGAGGGCGTCGACGATCTCGAACGCCGCTGTCTTCTGGCCTTCGATACGAACCGGATTCACACTGTTGACCAGGGCGATGGTCGGGTAATCCGCCGTCAGCTTGCGGGCCAACTCCAGGCAGTCGTCGAAGTTGCCGTCGATCTGGATGATCTTGGCGCCGTGCATGACCGCCTGCGCGAGCTTGCCCATCGCGATCTTGCCCTGCGGAATCAGCACCGCACAGGTGATGCCGGCGCGGGCGGCATAGGCCGCGGCCGAGGCGGAGGTGTTACCGGTCGAGGCGCACAGCACCGCCTTCTGCCCGCGGGCGACGGCGTCGGTGACGGCCATGGTCATCCCGCGGTCCTTGAAGGAGCCGGTCGGGTTGAGGCCTTCGACCTTTAAATGGACTGTGCAGCCGGTCTTTTCAGACAGTCGCGGCGCGGGCACCAGCGGCGTGCCGC is a window from the Mycolicibacterium anyangense genome containing:
- a CDS encoding TetR/AcrR family transcriptional regulator, translated to MVHDVEGEAGVTASADAASQTAAKTVRERLIDAAEVCLRAKGIRATTVSEVAEAAGVSRGWLYRHYPDKVSLLGAALVRLNEAFWEESNRTLAALTAFEDRLVVGVRLGRSAHESPGALVMQLRRDEPEEFAACAGAGVQGLLPDLGQFWRPYLEAARDRGEIHADTDIDEAAEWVARVQMSLGTIPGDTLDADDYEAVRRYMRRYVLPGLQLPPSH
- a CDS encoding 3-oxoacyl-ACP synthase III family protein, whose product is MTFPQLYFSRPSVVLPDDVVDNEEVLSRVRNAFRGTASQWDPIESSIRYVFDRCNSKMRYLEADPTLSPGHFAARAASACLSSNGIAADDLDLLVYGGIARDAFEPATAAEVAGRLGATPVHTMDVTCACAGLIEALHVVSGYFALHDEIRTALICAGEITRDRVTYDIQTPQDVALEVAGLTLGNAAAALLVTREPLPAGGARVLALTHKTLAEHYGLCRAPVDGHFLSQSKELFALAVHVPPEIRRLLAGIGWSPEDVDHYALHQPSEAVVERVLSELGAQPQAGIFTHSLFGNTASTAWALALDYRLTNGTVQDGDKVVLASAAAGFTIVGAAAVWEAR
- a CDS encoding sulfotransferase family protein; its protein translation is MSHYLRLYRVISTTFGYRLRPLGAFLLLQLRQAISATTLGLDHVFYPQHRTQPIDRPIFIIGNPRSGTTFLHRLLLGAAPGITAFELWEMLFPAITARKLLGRIVPRLDRISPARYHPSDVHDTSLRGIETDDVAWFFRTLDGPFAWAYFLAWQDVWGSALSRSSFGINRSSDHERQRFFRYYEACWRRNLTYKRGNRILAKTSMLTFRLEELLARYPDCKLVYIIRDPVEVIPSGLSLIASVLENGYDAWNRTDEPDQQRWISNLYDASCAMLGSFHEAQISGLIPEDNLCVVRYSDLLDDLEPTIERILDFTGIEPTAQFRAEVRAQAQRQRGYTSRHHHSPDQFGLDPDRIRADLAYIYDAYDLTKPHQLRGEQR
- the rho gene encoding transcription termination factor Rho, translated to MTDTDLITAGDSAPATDAPAVDSPASSASERSARGGATGSLSAMVLPELRALASQVGVKGTSGMRKSELIAAIRDAQNGGNGSSHGAANGGAPAAAEPASDNGAPEQPRRERRTANRGAGAPTSENAAAGASTSENAEQQKPAERPENTSQNDAENKADKPETRSQNRTDNAEQPRNENRGDNRDNRPNRESNDSGGDGQGGGQNRNNNGNNNNSTNTDDDERGGRRGRRFRDRRRRGERTGGEGGGGNEAELREDDVVQPVAGILDVLDNYAFVRTSGYLAGPNDVYVSMNMVRKNGLRRGDAVTGAVRVAKEGDQSNQRQKFNPLVRLDSVNGGPVEAAKNRPEFSKLTPLYPNQRLRLETTTERLTTRVIDLIMPIGKGQRALIVSPPKAGKTTIMQDIANAITKNNPECHLMVVLVDERPEEVTDMQRSVKGEVIASTFDRPPSDHTQAAELAIERAKRLVEQGKDVVVLLDSITRLGRAYNNASPASGRILSGGVDSTALYPPKRFLGAARNIEHGGSLTIIATAMVETGSTGDTVIFEEFKGTGNAELKLDRKIAERRVFPAVDVNPSGTRKDELLLSPDEFAIVHKLRRVLSGLDSHQAIDLLMSQLRKTKNNYEFLVQVSKTAPGGAMDVD
- the thrB gene encoding homoserine kinase — its product is MTLSLPAGLTASASVAASSANLGPGFDSLGVALGLYDEILVETTDGGLVIEVEGEGAGQVPHDHDHLVVRAIHRGLLAAGAEAPGLVVRCRNKIPHSRGLGSSAAAVVGGLAVANGLVAQADLQPLDDIRLIQLSSEFEGHPDNASAAVLGGAVVSWTDTSTVPPTYAAAPVRLHPDIRLFSGIPQVRSSTAETRVLLPEHVSHTAARFNLSRAALLVVALTERPDLLMAATEDVLHQPQRAPAMPASAEFLQVLRRCGVAAVLSGAGPSVLALSIGADLPAEAVEFGTAHGFAVTELGIGDPVRWSTGVAVRG
- the thrC gene encoding threonine synthase, with amino-acid sequence MSTTKVHTPWPGLIEAYRHRLPAAADWTPVTLLEGGTPLVPAPRLSEKTGCTVHLKVEGLNPTGSFKDRGMTMAVTDAVARGQKAVLCASTGNTSASAAAYAARAGITCAVLIPQGKIAMGKLAQAVMHGAKIIQIDGNFDDCLELARKLTADYPTIALVNSVNPVRIEGQKTAAFEIVDALGTAPDVHSLPVGNAGNITAYWRGYTEYHRDGVSDKLPRMLGTQAAGAAPLVLGKPVTNPETIATAIRIGSPASWDGAVAAQQESGGRFLAATDDEILAAYRLVAEAEGVFVEPASAASIAGLLKSVEDGWVKPGSTVVCTVTGNGLKDPDTALRGMPTVTAIPVDPSAVVAELGLV